The following are encoded in a window of Catharus ustulatus isolate bCatUst1 chromosome 12, bCatUst1.pri.v2, whole genome shotgun sequence genomic DNA:
- the MAPK6 gene encoding mitogen-activated protein kinase 6, with translation MAEKFESLMNIHGFDLGSRYMDLKPLGCGGNGLVFSAVDNDCDKRVAVKKIVLTDPQSVKHALREIKIIRRLDHDNIVKVFEILGPSGSQLTDDVGSLTELNCVYIVQEYMETDLANLLEQGPLLEDHARLFMYQLLRGLKYIHSANVLHRDLKPANLFINTEDLVLKIGDFGLARIMDPHYSHKGHLSEGLVTKWYRSPRLLLSPNNYTKAIDMWAAGCIFAEMLTGKTLFAGAHELEQMQLILESIPVVHEEDRQELLNVIPVYIRNDMTEPHKPLTQLLPGISPEALDFLEQILTFSPMDRLTAEEALSHPYMSIYSFPTDEPISSHPFHIEDEVDDILLMDESHSHIYNWERYHESQFSDHDWPIHNNYEADEVQRDPRALSDVTDEEEVQVDPRKYLDGDREKYLEDPAFDTHFSTEPCWQYSDHHENKYCDLECSHTCNYKMRSSSYLDNLVWRDSEVNHYYEPKLIIDLSNWKEQSKEKSDKKGKSKCEKNGLVKAQIALEEASQQLVEKEREKNQGFDFDSFIAETIQLSLQHESTDVDKLNDLNSSVSQIELKGIISKSVSREKQEKGMANLAQLEALYQTSWDSQFGSGGEGCFLIDQFCCEVRKDEQVEKENTYTSYLDKFFSKKEDAEMLEPEPVEEGKLGEKEREESFLSNSGELLFNKQLEAIGIPQFHSPVGSPLKSIQATLTPSAMKSSPQIPHKTYSSILKHLN, from the exons atggcagaaaaatttGAAAGTCTCATGAACATTCATGGTTTTGATCTGGGCTCTCGATATATGGACTTAAAACCACTGGGCTGTGGTGGAAATGGCTTAGTTTTTTCTGCTGTCGATAATGACTGTGACAAAAGAGTAGCTGTCAAGAAAATTGTCCTTACAGATCCCCAGAGTGTTAAACATGCTCTACGTGAGATCAAAATTATTAGAAGACTTGACCACGATAACATTGTCAAAGTATTTGAAATTCTTGGTCCCAGTGGAAGCCAGTTAACAGATGACGTGGGCTCCCTGACAGAATTGAACTGTGTTTACATTGTCCAGGAATACATGGAGACAGATCTGGCTAATTTGCTAGAGCAAGGCCCTTTACTGGAAGATCATGCCAGACTTTTCATGTACCAGCTGCTACGTGGGCTCAAGTATATTCACTCTGCAAATGTTCTGCATAGAGATCTCAAACCAGCTAATCTTTTCATTAATACTGAAGACTTGGTGCTGAAGATTGGTGACTTTGGTCTTGCACGAATCATGGATCCTCATTATTCCCACAAG GGCCATCTTTCTGAAGGATTGGTTACTAAATGGTACAGATCGCCCCGGCTTTTGCTTTCTCCTAACAACTACACTAAAGCCATTGACATGTGGGCTGCAGGTTGCATCTTTGCTGAAATGCTGACTGGGAAAACCCTCTTTGCAG GTGCACATGAGCTTGAACAGATGCAGTTGATTCTAGAATCAATTCCTGTTGTACATGAGGAGGACCGTCAGGAGCTTCTCAATGTAATTCCAGTTTACATTAGAAACGACATGACTGAGCCACACAAACCTTTAACTCAGTTGCTTCCAGGCATCAGTCCTGAAG CGCTGGACTTTCTGGAGCAAATTTTGACATTCAGTCCCATGGATCGATTGACAGCAGAAGAAGCTTTGTCCCATCCTTACATGAGCATTTATTCCTTTCCAACGGATGAGCCTATTTCAAGTCATCCTTTTCACATTGAAGATGAGGTTGatgatattctgctaatggatGAAAGTCACAGCCATATTTATAATTGGGAAAG ATACCATGAAAGTCAGTTTTCAGACCATGACTGGCCTATTCATAATAACTATGAAGCTGATGAAGTTCAGCGTGATCCAAGGGCTCTTTCTGATGTTACTGATGAAGAAGAAGTGCAAGTAGATCCTCGCAAATATTTGGATGGAGATCGTGAAAAGTACCTGGAGGATCCTGCCTTTGACACCCACTTCTCTACTGAGCCTTGCTGGCAGTATTCAGATCACCATGAAAACAAGTATTGTGATCTGGAATGTAGTCACACTTGTAATTACAAAATGAGGTCATCTTCATACCTAGATAATTTGGTTTGGCGAGACAGTGAAGTTAACCATTACTATGAGCCCAAGCTTATTATAGATCTTTCAAACTGGAAggaacaaagcaaagaaaagtcTGACAAGAAAGGCAAGTCTAAATGTGAAAAGAATGGGTTGGTGAAAGCTCAGATAGCACTTGAGGAAGCATCACAGCAACTTgttgaaaaagaaagggagaagaatCAGGGGTTTGACTTTGATTCTTTCATAGCAGAAACCATCCAGCTTAGTTTACAACATGAGTCTACTGATGTTGATAAATTAAATGACTTGAACAGTTCAGTGTCTCAGATAGAGTTGAAAGGAATAATATCAAAGTCGGTaagcagagagaagcaggagaaaggcaTGGCCAATTTGGCACAGTTAGAAGCTCTGTACCAAACCTCTTGGGACAGTCAGTTTGGCAGTGGTGGGGAGGGGTGCTTCCTCATAGACCAGTTCTGTTGCGAGGTAAGGAAAGATGAACaagttgaaaaagaaaatacttacaCCAGTTATTTGGACAAGTTTTTTAGTAAGAAAGAAGATGCTGAAATGCTAGAACCTGAGCCAGTAGAAGAGGGGAAGcttggggagaaggaaagagaagagagcTTTCTCAGTAACAGTGGGGAACTCCTCTTCAACAAGCAGCTCGAGGCTATAGGTATTCCTCAGTTTCACAGCCCTGTTGGCTCGCCTCTCAAATCCATCCAGGCCACACTAACGCCTTCTGCTATGAAATCATCTCCCCAGATTCCCCACAAAACCTACAGCAGCATTCTGAAACATCTAAACTAA